One region of Centropristis striata isolate RG_2023a ecotype Rhode Island chromosome 3, C.striata_1.0, whole genome shotgun sequence genomic DNA includes:
- the LOC131968472 gene encoding opioid growth factor receptor-like, whose product MIIVAVLCYVGRLFFLIFAYIMAWFINRLYPVVDWLRRTLTFFWRCMRRMVTSTVGFPFLRMRGGKDPGESEVNDEENISEKSRQQDLETPPSECQHEAAAGKRSADFSREHTNKRQKTQEDIETDDESDSEYVKTTDEFYCGYDSTWETKEEQQSPPMRPRRYATSTNYKFSRFESAARDMQNYRHDYPSQRRPQHRMKPASDDKPNLSFYLGKTPSRPDGVYIHNFHEEWRGEYDTLEFVHSYIQWLFPLQEPGMNYEASTLTKEEIEVFTQDTTAKANLLKSYELMLDFYGIKLCNKQTGEVQRAPNWKERFQNLNSHTHNNLRITRILKCLGTLGFPEYQAPLVRFFLQETLVNRELPNVKDSVLSYFLFAVLDKTQRRSLLKFAYQNYDRKDEFVWCPKKIQMKWSKLSVSKTQEGVNDKEDTCELDLNPSLEYLSLGKEDDTKDKEN is encoded by the exons ATGATCATCGTGGCAGTGTTGTGTTACGTCGGCAGACTATTTTTTCTTATCTTCGCATATATAATGGCCTGGTTCATCAACCGACTGTATCCAGTTGTAGACTGGTTGCGACGCACACTGACATTCTTTTGGCGCTGTATGAGAAGAATGGTTACTTCCACAGTCGGATTTCCATTTTTACGTATGCGCGGGGGAAAGGACCCAGGTGAGTCTGAAGTAAACGACGAAGAGAATATTTCAGAGAAAAGTCGCCAACAGGATTTGGAAACCCCTCCCAGTGAGTGTCAACATGAGGCCGCAGCCGGTAAGAGGAGCGCAGACTTCAGCCGAGAGCACACCAACAAGCGACAGAAGACACAAGAAGACATCGAGACTGACGATGAGTCTGACAGCGAGTATGTTAAAACCACAGATGAGTTTTACTGTGGCTATGATTCAACCTGGGAGACTAAGGAGGAACAGCAGAGCCCACCCATGAGGCCCAGGCGATATGCGACATCCACTAAT TACAAGTTTAGCAGATTTGAAAGTGCCGCAAGAGACATGCAGAACTACAGGCACGACTACCCT TCCCAGAGAAGGCCGCAGCACAGGATGAAGCCAGCATCT GATGACAAGCCTAATTTGAGCTTCTACCTGGGAAAGACGCCCTCTCGTCCTGACG GTGTCTACATACACAATTTCCATGAGGAATGGCGTGGAGAGTATGACACACTGGAGTTTGTACACTCCTATATTCAATG GTTGTTCCCGCTGCAGGAACCAGGGATGAACTATGAGGCCAGCACACTGACTAAAGAAGAGATAGAG GTGTTCACGCAAGACACCACCGCAAAGGCAAATCTGTTGAAGTCATACGAGCTCATGCTAGACTTCTATGGTATCAAGTTGTGTAATAAACAAACTGGAGAAGTGCAGAGAGCACCAAACTGGAAAGAACGATTCCAAAACCTCAACAG TCACACTCACAACAACCTGCGCATCACCCGCATCCTCAAGTGCCTAGGAACCCTGGGGTTCCCTGAGTACCAGGCCCCCCTGGTCCGCTTCTTCCTGCAGGAGACGCTCGTCAACAGAGAACTCCCAAACGTCAAAGACAGTGTTCTCAGCTACTTTTTGTTTGCTGTCCTCGATAAGACACAACGCAGAAGTCTCCTCAAGTTTGCCTACCAGAATTATGACCGTAAAGATGAGTTTGTATGGTGTCCGAAGAAAATTCAGATGAAATGGTCAAAGCTATCTGTGTCCAAGACACAGGAGGGAGTCAATGACAAAGAAGATACTTGTGAGCTTGACCTGAATCCCTCTCTGGAGTATTTGAGTCTGGGCAAAGAAGATGATACCAAAGATAAGGAAAATTAA